The genomic region TTCTTGTTCTGGGTCGGAGGTTAGGCTGTATATGGCATCAATCGTTTCATTAACTGTTAATCCGACAGCGAGAGGGTCCGGTGTTGAAAATAATCGTTGACCTAATTGTGGGTTCATTAGTCAGCATCCTTCAGTTTCTCTATTTCAGCTAATAACTCCAATGTCTCATTAGATGCCTGATTTAATTGGAGGGTTACTTTTTCTTTACTATTTTGCTTTTCAGACAATAAGTCATTAAGCGTTACTTTTTCTTGTCGAGATTTAATGACAGTTGACAGTAAATCCTCTTTGTCAGCGTTTGCTAGGGCTATTTGAGCTTTCAGGCTTGTCTTGGCCTTACTGTTTGCATCCGTTCTATTACTGCTTCGTACAGCTCGTTTTTGTAATGTATTCTGAAATTGTTTACTGTTTGATTTAACTTTAGTTGCTATTTCAGTAATGGCTTTCTTTAGATCGTCAACGTACTTAACTGGAATGACACGCGTGTTAAGACGAACTTGAAAAATAGAACCTTGCGCTGTAGCTTGTAAAACTAGCTTTTGGCCATCACTAAAATGCAATGTTGCTTTTTTTGTTTGGACGCCTGATTGACGTTTAGGTTTATTGTCTGCTTCCACACTGGTTACAGATAAGTTTTGATTTTGAAATTCATCAATAACTTTTTTCAGTCCTTTTTCATTAAACTGATCAAAGTCGAACGAGAGATATTTCACGAGAAACGCTCCACACACTTTATTTAAGTTACTTGATGGTAGAGCTGAGGGATGATTGATGCAGCAACAGGAAAATATGTGTTAGCCACCAGGTTTGGTAGCTAACGATAGTAAACTTGATTAGATATTATGCAGACTTTCAAGGTGTCGTAATCGCTCATCCATCTTCATTTGTCGTGATGAATTATCAACAACTAAAGCGGCTAGTTCTGCATATTCACTCTGTGTAACGGATTTAGCAGCATACGTCTGCGTAATCATTTCAGATGTTAAACGTGTAGTGCCAAGCGGAACATTGAGTGTTGCAATGACGAGATGATCTGAATTGATCGTTTCTTTTATTAATAATTTTACAGTTGATTCTTGATAACGAGCATATGTTGCTTCTAAAACAACGTGCTGAACTTTACCCGCAACTACACCCAGTTGTTTTTTAGATGATTTTGGCATTCTCGCCGTTAGCGAATACGTTCCGACTTCAATAATTGCAATGTTTTGATCACCAAGACCTGAAATTTCAACACTCAAACTAGAAGTCGGCGTTACCTTGAAACCAGAGTACACCCCTTTATTAACGATTCCATGTAATTTTTGATTCATTGATGCACCCGAATAGTTTTCCCTCCAGGCTGTATCTATTCTCAAATCATCATCCGGTTGTTGTGGCCAACTGTTACTCATTATGCATCTCCAATTGGAAAGTTGATGTATGGATGTGTGTTAACACCTTCACCTGGTGTTACCCAGTCAGGTAAATCAACACTGACAGCAACGATGTCACCGTCTTGGTCGTGAAGTGTTGTTAAGCTGTATTCTCTCGGTGATGAAAGAGTATTCTCTGCCATTATACAGCGAAACATTAAACGACCTTCGCTATAAATAATGTCATCTGAGTTGAATTTGTTTTCATAAAATACATTTTCAAC from Photobacterium toruni harbors:
- a CDS encoding defense against restriction DarA-related protein encodes the protein MKYLSFDFDQFNEKGLKKVIDEFQNQNLSVTSVEADNKPKRQSGVQTKKATLHFSDGQKLVLQATAQGSIFQVRLNTRVIPVKYVDDLKKAITEIATKVKSNSKQFQNTLQKRAVRSSNRTDANSKAKTSLKAQIALANADKEDLLSTVIKSRQEKVTLNDLLSEKQNSKEKVTLQLNQASNETLELLAEIEKLKDAD